From one Trifolium pratense cultivar HEN17-A07 linkage group LG1, ARS_RC_1.1, whole genome shotgun sequence genomic stretch:
- the LOC123902124 gene encoding uncharacterized protein LOC123902124 yields MSSGYGDLDHVETFNLNFTSIKTTVTCKRDVVDDHISAFLRSQSGFYNKTKVFGFDTKWLVYNPGASAISSKCAALHLFYGNACLIILLSRFEIVPQSLVNFLRHPNFTFVGFGINDNVAKLEKNYGFGCKNAVELGPLAATVMKRPRLSYFGVDELLLAVNGIDLANQRPLSFAFVWDKYEDRKELAKIATISVYSYHMIGTKLLAQDWRL; encoded by the coding sequence ATGTCCTCAGGTTATGGGGACCTAGATCATGTTGAGACCTTTAATCTCAACTTTACTTCCATCAAAACTACGGTTACATGTAAACGTGATGTTGTTGATGACCATATATCGGCTTTCTTGCGTTCACAAAGTGGTTTCTATAACAAGACAAAGGTTTTTGGCTTCGATACCAAGTGGCTTGTTTATAATCCTGGTGCATCAGCAATATCGTCCAAATGTGCTGCTTTGCACCTCTTTTATGGAAATGCATGCCTTATTATTCTCTTGAGTCGCTTTGAAATTGTTCCTCAATCACTAGTTAATTTTCTTCGTCATCCAAATTTTACCTTTGTGGGTTTTGGTATCAATGATAATGTGGCTAAGTTGGAGAAGAACTATGGATTTGGATGCAAAAATGCTGTTGAACTTGGACCGTTGGCTGCTACTGTCATGAAAAGACCTCGATTGAGTTATTTTGGTGTTGATGAACTACTTTTGGCGGTCAATGGGATTGATCTTGCAAACCAAAGACCTTTAAGCTTCGCATTTGTGTGGGATAAATATGAAGATCGCAAAGAACTAGCTAAAATTGCTACTATTAGTGTGTATTCTTATCACATGATCGGGACCAAATTGCTGGCTCAAGATTGGcgattgtag
- the LOC123891054 gene encoding protein RISC-INTERACTING CLEARING 3'-5' EXORIBONUCLEASE 1-like, whose product MGYTEVKFIELNGLEIKTTLTDEEKSIDDHISSFFTPTDDYGTKVIGFDVEWPVEYKDSTDYLFKRANFQLCDGNSCLVICLPFSSDVVPKSLHNFLRMPNYTFVGIGIKDNLAFLEKEHGIVFRNAVELGPLAASLMKMPHLRYCGVDELAFEVCKLDLRKYRPSRLAFNWGKYYINKELVKHATVNVYSYHKIGSALLRPAPVPQMPVLITVRSGSPQY is encoded by the exons ATGGGTTACACTGAAGTGAAGTTTATTGAGCTGAATGGATTGGAGATCAAGACCACTCTGACAGATGAAGAGAAGTCGATTGATGACCATATCTCGTCCTTCTTCACCCCGACCGATGATTATGGAACCAAAGTTATCGGGTTTGATGTCGAGTGGCCAGTTGAATACAAAGATAGCACTGATTACTTGTTCAAACGGGCAAATTTTCAACTCTGTGATGGAAATTCATGCCTTGTTATTTGTCTACCATTTTCTTCTGACGTGGTTCCCAAGTCGCTGCATAATTTTCTTCGTATGCCAAATTATACCTTCGTAGGCATTGGCATTAAAGATAATTTGGCTTTCTTGGAGAAGGAACATGGAATTGTATTCAGAAATGCTGTTGAACTAGGACCTTTGGCTGCTAGTCTTATGAAGATGCCTCATTTACGTTATTGTGGTGTCGATGAACTAGCATTTGAGGTCTGTAAACTCGATCTTCGTAAGTACAGGCCTTCAAGATTGGCTTTCAATTGGGGCAAATATTACATTAACAAAGAACTTGTTAAACATGCTACTGTCAATGTTTACTCTTATCATAAGATTGGGAGTGCACTGCTACGTCCCGCACCTGTACCTCAAATGCCA GTTTTGATAACAGTTAGATCGGGCAGTCCACAATACTAA
- the LOC123891064 gene encoding uncharacterized protein LOC123891064: MDYSLLASKPKVSSEDVNKIYRHEEALTDSTHGCEYSLGPSSQHKKIELPQAMQYSPCSSEQRPLISTEEANWALELLGMQVPNGTNVQDDSMKDSVECGTYIPEVGSVQANIVGADCDSNHLSSITQLMNLPPQSTTNSNYKMQNVEHVASSLKHEIEYNPCEYNHTRNNLANVALMDSNPIARGIDELASIKRSITRSCLNYQPEKTSLKMNAINEKPLLHRKNTSYSQMCALPRNDIYLHEKMSTGRKPESPSCTSSLHLSARQGHHLSPVPAPMERHLVPSENDDFTKSSVHNPGEDFCRSTPDLMSRVQFNDLTNKLLDENMKRTSKVHNKHSIGLVSSGSEHAMEEESADFCQNIPKRKRKV; the protein is encoded by the exons ATGGATTATTCACTTCTGGCATCAAAGCCTAAAGTTTCGTCCGAagatgtaaataaaatatatagacatGAAGAAGCTCTTACTGATTCTACTCATGGATGTGAGTACTCACTTGGGCCATCTAGTCAACATAAAAAGATCGAGCTTCCACAAGCTATGCAATATAGTCCTTGTAGCTCCGAACAACGTCCTCTAATTTCAACTGAAGAGGCTAACTGGGCTCTTGAATTACTTGGCATGCAAGTACCAAATGGTACCAATGTACAAGACGATTCTATGAAAGATTCAGTTGAGTGTGGAACATATATTCCGGAAGTAGGTTCGGTTCAGGCAAACATTGTAGGAGCGGATTGTGATTCTAATCACTTAAGTAGTATAACACAATTAATGAATCTGCCGCCACAATCTACCACTAACAGTAATTATAAAATGCAAAATGTTGAACATGTTGCTTCTAGTTTAAAACATGAAATTGAATATAATCCTTGTGAATATAATCATACCCGGAACAATCTTGCCAATGTTGCTTTAATGGATAGCAATCCAATTGCGAGAGGGATCGATGAG CTTGCAAGTATTAAGCGCAGTATAACGAGGTCCTGTCTAAACTATCAGCCTGAGAAGACCAGTTTGAAAATGAATGCTATCAATGAAAAGCCATTGCTTCATAGAAAAAACACTAGTTATTCACAGATGTGTGCTTTGCCAAGAAATGATATTTACTTACATGAAAAGATGTCTACTGGAAGGAAACCTGAATCACCGAGCTGCACTTCTTCTTTGCATCTTTCTGCAAGGCAAGGCCATCACCTATCGCCGGTCCCTGCACCAATGGAAAGACATTTGGTGCCATCTGAGAATGATGATTTCACCAAGTCATCAGTTCACAATCCAGGTGAAGATTTCTGTCGGAGTACCCCCGACCTGATGAGTAGAGTGCAATTTAACGACCTAACGAATAAACTATTGGATGAAAACATGAAAAGGACGTCGAAAGTGCATAATAAACATTCAATTGGTCTAGTTTCTTCTGGCTCAGAACATGCAATGGAAGAAGAAAGTGCTGATTTCTGCCAGAATATCCCCAAAAGGAAGAGGAAAGTGTAG